One Plasmodium vivax chromosome 13, whole genome shotgun sequence genomic region harbors:
- a CDS encoding hypothetical protein, conserved (encoded by transcript PVX_084750A), producing the protein MKKAGQGKPSEVHRSVNQERLGFVMSCLVGNEVEVHMKDGNEVKGLFHAYNFANKGEKKQGDVSLNYARVQPKKDRVSGPINKAMIIPENMYTIIVGKNMSLELKDPDGAKNVKEKFQIDADISEKKKKYNINSANRELKRWICDDSFQDENKLTLDDKMKEPWDQFEHNRKLYGVTTTYKEELYTTNLDVNKIPQHVKMHADKIAKELENRGMHLDPEDAERDNKELDEEDLFGAVRQGKDKFGKFFKGKREEGKGGQPQGRFNQFALRDLKEKIESVKMDNEKKYPANKQKKINFTISATGEDVESSEKNNDSSKKEDGKSADFTGINALNLEPALPRLDEKTRTEWIMFKNKAKNKIANKKDKSTEKQEFITAAKEFNEKLANKMSTHSQESKNEGNSDQLEINNPPSELQTTESNITENVNNGNVDETDENKVPENENTIVKSNTVSLSNSSLRPYDAYILNFNNFSNLNNFNNLNNLNNLNNLNNLSSFNNLNNLNNLNNLNSLSNISNLNSLSNISNLNSISNLNDLNGFNHAKHFNMKHGMIGHNVEYRPIVAQLPSTPTQIYPPSDLYLRKNVGTRPIYQNVDMLVNKFHNNINHHHKYPPYRKYHKEFHPFPSRTFVPKKNFDSLMNNTLRNSKREDCVKTPIHFRNNRQYSYKNVFGGPPARAPVHIYKEANHFPRNIPVQPNVSGILVNVPVIPVVHPTVNGPFIEGHPQYYTPYVRGHYANSSIPASANGAYYYNIPVSSVESNYSPNKNMNLYAAANSHVPNLHAQNAHINIPVTPYITPTLNYGVNNSNPLNMTNNATVPNPNINIPPYPPEYVVVNTPKYPSTQTVPMPVYPQYQYQNYYPSSSSPGMKNS; encoded by the exons ATGAAGAAAGCGGGCCAGGGAAAACCGTCGGAGGTGCACAGGAGCGTCAACCAAGAGAGGCTGGGCTTCGTAATGAGCTGCCTCGTGGGGAACGAAGTGGAGGTGCATATGAAGGATGGAAACGAAGTAAAAGGGTTATTTCACGCatataattttgcaaataagggagaaaaaaaacagggtGACGTTTCTTTAAATTACGCAAGGGTTCAGCCCAAGAAGGACCGAGTTAGCGGCCCCATAAACAAAGCAATGATCATCCCAGAAAACATGTACACCATAATTGTTGGGAAAAATATGAGTCTAGAATTAAAAGACCCAGatggcgcaaaaaatgtgaaggagaAGTTTCAAATTGATGCAGAtatttcagaaaaaaaaaaaaaatataatattaatagtGCCAATAGAGAGTTAAAGAGGTGGATATGTGATGATTCATTTcaagatgaaaataaattaacattaGATGACAAGATGAAAGAACCATGGGATCAATTCGAACACAACAGGAAGTTATACGGAGTTACCACTACGTATAAGGAAGAATTATACACCACGAATTTAGACGTGAACAAAATTCCGCAGCATGTAAAAATGCACGCGGATAAAATTGCCAAGGAGTTAGAAAACAGAGGAATGCACCTCGACCCTGAGGATGCAGAGAGGGACAACAAAGAATTGGACGAAGAAGATCTGTTCGGAGCCGTTAGACAAGGCAAAGATAAGTTCGGCAAATTCTTCAAaggcaaaagggaggaagggAAAGGCGGCCAGCCGCAGGGCAGGTTTAACCAGTTCGCCCTCAGGGActtgaaggagaaaatagaGTCCGTCAAAATGGACAACGAGAAGAAATACCCAG CGAacaagcagaaaaaaataaatttcacgATCTCTGCAACTGGGGAAGACGTTGAAAGCAGTGAGAAAAACAATGACTCATCAAAGAAGGAAGACGGGAAAAGCGCGGACTTTACC GGAATCAACGCCCTAAATTTGGAACCAGCGTTGCCAAGACTGGATGAAAAAACCCGAACGGAATGGATCATGTTCAAGAAtaaagcgaaaaataaaatcgcCAACAAAAAGGACAAATCAACGGAGAAACAGGAATTTATAACAGCGGCAAAAGagtttaatgaaaaattagccaa CAAAATGAGTACACACTCGCAGGAATCGAAGAACGAAGGAAACTCTGACCAGCTGGAGATCAACAACCCCCCGTCGGAGCTGCAGACAACTGAGTCCAACATAACAG AGAACGTCAACAATGGCAACGTCGACGAAACAG ATGAGAATAAGGTCcccgaaaatgaaaacacgATAGTGAAGAGCAACACTGTGAGTCTGAGCAACTCGAGCCTGCGCCCATACGATGcctacattttaaattttaacaattttagtAACCTGAACAATTTTAACAACCTGAACAACCTGAACAACCTGAACAACCTGAACAACCTGAGTAGCTTTAACAACCTGAACAACCTGAACAACCTGAACAACCTGAACAGCCTCAGCAATATTAGCAACCTGAACAGCCTCAGCAATATTAGCAACCTGAACAGCATTAGCAATCTGAATGATTTGAACGGGTTTAACCATGCCAAACACTTTAACATGAAGCACGGCATGATTGGCCACAACGTGG AGTACCGCCCCATCGTCGCCCAACTACCCAGCACGCCAACTCAAATATACCCCCCCTCCGATTTGTATCTTCGAAAAAATGTCGGGACGAGACCAATATAT CAAAATGTGGACATGCTGGTGAACAAGTTCCATAACAACATCAACCACCACCACAAGTACCCGCCATATAGGAAGTACCACAAGGAGTTCCACCCCTTCCCGAGT cgAACCTTCGTGCCGAAGAAAAACTTCGACTCCCTTATGAACAACACTTTGAGGAActccaaaagggaagactGCGTAAAGACCCCCATCCACTTCAGAAACAACAGGCAGTACAGCTACAAAAACGTCTTCGGAGGACCGCCCGCGCGTGCACCTGTCCACATATACAAGGAGGCAAACCACTTCCCCAGGAACATACCAGTGCAGCCGAACGTCTCAGGTATCCTGGTGAATGTCCCTGTAATACCTGTTGTCCACCCGACAGTTAACGGACCATTTATAGAAGGCCACCCCCAATACTATACCCCCTACGTCAGAGGCCACTACGCGAATAGTTCAATTCCTGCCAGTGCAAATGGggcatattattataacatCCCCGTATCCAGTGTGGAAAGTAACTATTCcccaaataaaaatatgaatttgtATGCAGCGGCAAATTCGCATGTGCCAAATTTGCATGcgcaaaatgcacacattaaCATTCCCGTAACGCCATATATAACCCCAACCCTCAACTACGGCGTTAACAACAGCAACCCTCTGAACATGACGAATAATGCCACTGTACCAAACCCAAACATTAACATCCCGCCTTACCCCCCAGAATATGTTGTTGTGAATACTCCGAAATATCCGAGCACACAGACAGTGCCCATGCCTGTTTACCCACAGTACCAGTACCAAAATTATTATCCATCGTCATCGTCCCCTGGGATGAAGAATTCTTAA
- a CDS encoding hypothetical protein, conserved (encoded by transcript PVX_084755A), with protein sequence MQNIIDTYEIIGKIDDQRSISSNSLPSHEGSHEELHEGSHEGSHEELHEESHGGSLGAGGRDPKLDSAKGKELSDNSDGRILEGTLNGAEAEQAGEENAGERNRVSGPIWDTSTSKSCTVENMKGELEGETTPGNVNGGGAATGETLPSESKKDEKIWDTPSGGATHGGDAPAANNQNRNTLQERASHVGGGKNSCKRHYKVLIHAPACWKGEKFNSTPFVFVYDKSSNFFTYSESPLEIEKYIIDTSAENFESRVLTIIFYDSVFACTTSSLLLNNNKGEIQHLPKPLSVFYLPLSKLDLCNDSVKYRLALRTNSILCDVNIKEAISLFNNNSKIAGPNVNKFSLHLILKNGNYYESESYGHLNYQTKFYGLPRSNLSSCVPKYTGVSVDRANVERSPSNVASRYLAQSSKSQVHTFAKHQTDPNQFISLERLKNKWENYSHMNNEKRTQNHSAYNPLRKKETKLTSYCVPNDSESFVSRVKSEVARQEAAMGGERPAGSGVKKYAKENNEKGNPVSSNPNSKDPYNASGPPHSYNYGKTKSVYDLMQVSKEKLSADFDAKDDVFPEDSASMINVFEESALSERGKQGLEGGSTLTSNIRAAKDMYSRVKSVMRKRGDVIGHTGDNYGDRLTRQPEEQNREGDLQCSPKKESDRFGEDRSVCYSQVENMRYFNGNNSVCSSYLRNDENVLLAMKEIKQWMEKIEDKVSTISCEKSDLNAAVGSSQPTDKRYNRIIAFLIKSVKNNIRLKNKCIYRSCYLNIRNLYLLKKNEKVKFENKLMMRNYGKLKAKYKNVLVNLCKKNLLIKYYSIKDKFQYSKKYENMMRHLQQEKNDLLSIIEEKKYEQENSLSINLMLSEELKKAQEDKECILSKNFFYKSETDKAATKCELLQKELDRLRGELQCAKRESEQAKTGSGQVKLETEQLQREKEQLRKEVDQMKMQTEQLRKEADQMKMQTEQLKRQAEQRQLEKDALVKELGDTKAKYFNLTGILEGEEKMYSQKVQELERKIENLTEEKNTLINEIKSEIDNFTKMLSDKEMENAKMKEKLKELKNVEEKYKDTQINFDSLKKEFEKSFDEVQIILKEMIQKEKEYTKKYNNSIKCLEVEHKQVVEKLLNEKEQCVMETNYYRDVCHSQSSKMTTFDESLTAAEKLLDHVLSQYPQLFNEFKVSSRNNVLNKSFGKMHYENIQAVRENVKLIRKSLSQFKMSFKNSSFNFQMGSEYSRKYSTQKKGSFSTITGNKRMNSILRYYESYHRYANQGEHPPVEEEPFGEEQSSRRRSISNNSARNMSIISNNRKNINLKSKIDSCNAQLQRNVSQSRCRSGSLSGKQKVSAGFDDLKRRPFIRKGGPEESALDDQLAQRDASRYTKWRSEELGEEAPKGGPLEAAVEWHAGHSGDISGVGDVGDISGERGVGNLNDVDELNHIDIVNMYEDNGFFNDGGATHGSAHGESNPPSNPAGSNEEGDLANTHQDKAEVKKKVSGKENYEFDKNNFKEIISFIEKNVIKNSDTLSTSGKDGKNADDWKGVSGRASLCENNKLGGEATCENQEQPVGHAKAEEKDSSPRRAQTGQKNTYQSVASKKTGTFKYADKVSKHTSDSHVAKSVSNNTKVVSSRGVLPNSKGGGHPIGPPTGQQSSRMKNASNNTSVTKGVVGSTRKNSSTIYRKGSESGAVANNNEDAPKRMISTNYKYKPADESAKHLKKDSSDALNLKCAKGSIVKKSLAPEKERNASSNTSKSALSRV encoded by the coding sequence ATGCAAAACATAATCGACACGTACGAAATTATTGGGAAAATCGATGACCAGAGGTCAATTTCCTCGAACAGTTTGCCCAGCCATGAGGGGTCCCATGAGGAGTTGCATGAGGGGTCGCATGAGGGGTCCCATGAGGAGTTGCATGAGGAATCGCATGGGGGGTCCCTGGGCGCAGGGGGGCGCGACCCCAAGTTGGACAGcgcgaaggggaaagaatTGAGCGACAACTCGGATGGGAGAATCCTGGAAGGCACGCTGAATGGGGCCGAGGCTGAACAGGCGGGCGAAGAAAACGCGGGGGAAAGGAACAGAGTAAGCGGTCCAATATGGGACACAAGTACGTCCAAAAGTTGCACGGTGGAAAATATGAAAGGCGAGTTGGAGGGGGAAACCACTCCTGGCAACGTAAATggtgggggagcggcaaccGGTGAGACCCTCCCTtcggaaagcaaaaaagatgAGAAAATTTGGGATACCCCCAGTGGGGGGGCCACCCATGGAGGAGACGCCCCTGCTGCGAACAACCAGAATAGAAACACCCTCCAGGAAAGAGCCTCCCATGTTGGTGGCGGCAAAAATAGCTGTAAGAGGCATTACAAAGTGCTGATTCACGCGCCTGCCTGCTGGAAGGGAGAAAAGTTTAACTCCACCCCCTTCGTTTTCGTATACGACAAGTCGAGCAACTTTTTTACCTATAGTGAGTCCCCACTAGAAATTGAGAAATACATAATCGATACAAGTGCAGAAAATTTCGAAAGCAGAGTGCTGaccatcattttttatgactCTGTTTTTGCCTGCACCACTTCATCCCTTCTTCTGAATAACAACAAAGGAGAGATTCAGCACTTGCCCAAGCCGCTTAGCGTGTTTTATCTCCCTTTGAGTAAGCTGGACTTATGCAACGACTCCGTCAAGTACAGGCTGGCTCTCAGAACGAACAGCATCCTCTGCGACGTTAACATAAAGGAAGCCATTAGCTTGTTCAATAACAATTCCAAAATAGCAGGACCGAATGTGAATAAGTTCAGCCTACATttgattttgaaaaatggaaactACTATGAGAGTGAGTCGTATGGCCACTTGAATTACCAGACCAAGTTTTACGGCTTGCCCCGGTCTAACCTCTCATCCTGTGTGCCAAAGTACACGGGAGTCAGCGTAGACAGGGCCAATGTGGAGAGGTCCCCCAGCAACGTGGCCAGCAGGTACCTAGCCCAGTCGTCCAAGAGCCAAgtgcacacatttgcaaAGCACCAGACGGACCCGAACCAGTTTATTTCCCTTGAGCggttaaaaaacaaatgggaaaattacAGCCACATGAATAATGAGAAGAGGACTCAAAACCACTCGGCATACAATCCTttgaggaagaaggaaacgAAGCTCACTTCGTACTGCGTACCGAATGATAGTGAATCGTTTGTCAGTCGGGTCAAATCGGAGGTGGCTCGTCAGGAGGCCgccatggggggggaacGACCAGCTGGAAGTGGCGTGAAAAAGTATGCCAAAGAGAacaatgaaaagggaaacccAGTCAGTAGTAACCCAAACAGTAAAGACCCCTACAATGCGAGTGGACCTCCCCACTCGTACAATTACGGGAAAACCAAATCGGTTTACGACCTGATGCAGGTCAGCAAGGAAAAGCTGTCGGCCGATTTCGACGCGAAGGATGATGTGTTCCCAGAAGACAGCGCGTCCATGATAAACGTTTTCGAGGAGTCCGCTTTATCCGAACGGGGGAAGCAGGGCctagaggggggaagcaccctCACCAGCAATATCAGGGCAGCCAAAGATATGTACTCTCGGGTGAAGAGCGTCATGAGGAAGAGGGGAGACGTTATAGGCCACACTGGAGATAACTATGGGGACCGCTTAACCCGGCAACCGGAGGAGCAAAACCGGGAAGGCGACCTGCAATGCAGCCCGAAAAAAGAGAGTGACCGATTCGGAGAGGACAGATCGGTGTGCTACTCCCAGGTGGAGAACATGAGGTACTTCAACGGGAACAACTCCGTGTGCTCGTCCTACCTGCGGAACGACGAAAACGTCCTTCTTGCCATGAAGGAGATTAAGCAGTGGATGGAGAAGATAGAAGACAAGGTGAGCACCATCTCGTGCGAGAAAAGTGACCTCAACGCAGCAGTAGGGAGCAGCCAACCCACAGACAAAAGGTACAACCGAATTATAGCCTTCCTAATTAAAAGcgtgaaaaataatataaggCTGAagaataaatgcatatacaGGAGCTGCTACCTGAACATACGAAATTTGTacttgttaaaaaaaaacgaaaaggtaaaatttgaaaataaactCATGATGAGGAATTATGGGAAGCTAAAGGCCAAGTACAAAAACGTGCTTGTAAAtctgtgcaaaaaaaatttactcatAAAGTACTACTCTATAAAGGACAAATTTCAGTACAgcaaaaaatacgaaaataTGATGAGGCATTTgcagcaggaaaaaaatgacctaCTGAGCATCatagaggagaagaagtacgAGCAGGAAAACAGCCTGAGCATCAACTTGATGCTTTCGGAGGAGTTAAAAAAGGCTCAGGAGGACAAGGAGTGCATCTTGAGCAAGAACTTTTTCTACAAAAGCGAGACGGATAAGGCTGCCACCAAGTGTGAGCTGCTGCAGAAGGAGCTGGACCGCCTGAGGGGGGAGCTGCAGTGCGCCAAGCGGGAGAGCGAGCAGGCGAAAACGGGCTCGGGGCAGGTCAAGCTGGAGACGGAGCAGTTGCAAAGGGAGAAGGAGCAGCTGCGAAAAGAGGTGGATCAAATGAAGATGCAGACGGAGCAGCTGCGAAAAGAGGCGGATCAAATGAAGATGCAGACGGAGCAACTGAAGAGGCAGGCGGAGCAGCGCCAACTGGAGAAGGACGCCCTCGTGAAGGAGCTGGGAGACACGAAGGCCAAGTACTTCAACCTGACGGGGATACtcgaaggagaggaaaaaatgtacagcCAAAAGGTGCAAGAATTGGAAAGGAAAATCGAAAACCTgacggaggaaaaaaataccctcatcaacgaaataaaaagcgAAATTGACAACTTCACAAAAATGCTAAGCGataaagaaatggaaaatgcaaagatgaaggagaagctgaaggagctaaaaaatgtggaggagAAATACAAAGACACGCAAATCAATTTTGATTCGCTGAAAAAGGAATTTGAAAAGTCGTTTGATGAAgtgcaaattattttaaaagaaatgatacagaaggagaaggagtaCACCAAGAAGTATAACAATTCCATTAAATGTTTGGAGGTGGAGCATAAACAGGTTGTGGAGAAGCTCCTCAACGAGAAGGAGCAATGCGTTATGGAAACGAATTACTACAGAGACGTATGCCACAGTCAGTCCAGTAAGATGACCACCTTCGATGAGAGCCTAACCGCGGCGGAAAAATTGCTAGACCATGTCTTGTCGCAGTACCCTCAACTGTTCAACGAGTTTAAAGTCAGCTCCAGAAACAACGTGCTAAATAAGTCCTTCGGAAAAATGCACTACGAAAATATACAAGCTGTGAGAGAAAACGTTAAACTGATTAGGAAGTCCCTCAGTCAATTTAAAATGAGCTTTAAAAACAGCTCCTTCAACTTCCAAATGGGGTCCGAGTACAGTAGGAAGTACTCCACCCAGAAGAAGGGCAGCTTCTCAACCATCACAGGCAATAAACGAATGAACAGCATTTTGAGGTACTACGAGAGTTACCACAGATATGCCAACCAGGGAGAGCACCCCCCCGTCGAGGAGGAACCTTTTGGTGAAGAGCAATCAAGCAGGAGGAGATCCATCAGCAATAACAGCGCTAGGAATATGTCCATCATTTCGAACAACAGGAAGAACATAAACTTGAAGAGCAAAATTGATTCGTGTAACGCCCAGCTGCAGAGGAATGTCTCCCAAAGTAGGTGCAGGAGTGGGTCCCTTAGTGGGAAGCAAAAGGTGTCAGCAGGATTTGACGACTTGAAGAGAAGGCCCTTTATCCGAAAGGGCGGCCCAGAAGAGAGCGCCTTGGATGATCAGTTAGCGCAAAGGGACGCTTCAAGGTACACCAAATGGAGGAGCGAGGAACTGGGTGAGGAGGCGCCCAAGGGGGGGCCCCTCGAGGCTGCGGTGGAGTGGCACGCGGGCCACAGCGGCGATATAAGCGGCGTAGGCGACGTGGGCGATATAAGTGGCGAACGTGGCGTGGGCAATCTTAACGACGTGGACGAGCTGAACCACATCGACATCGTAAACATGTACGAAGACAACGGCTTCTTCAACGACGGGGGGGCCACCCATGGGTCTGCGCACGGCGAATCGAACCCCCCCTCCAACCCCGCCGGGTCAAACGAGGAGGGCGATTTGGCCAACACGCACCAGGACAAAGCGGAAGTAAAGAAGAAAGTCAGCGGAAAGGAGAACTACGAATTTGACAAAAACAACTTCAAGGAAATTATATCCTTTATAGAAAAGAacgttataaaaaattcggACACTCTAAGTACAAGTGGGAAGGATGGAAAGAACGCCGATGATTGGAAGGGAGTTTCTGGGAGGGCATCCCTATGCGAGAACAACAAATTGGGAGGAGAAGCCACGTGCGAAAATCAGGAACAACCAGTTGGTCATGCTAAAGCGGAAGAGAAGGACAGCTCACCCAGGAGGGCACAAACAGGCCAGAAAAATACCTACCAATCTGTTGCAagcaaaaaaacaggaaCGTTCAAGTACGCAGATAAGGTGAGCAAACATACTTCGGACAGCCACGTTGCCAAAAGTGTTAGTAATAACACCAAGGTGGTTAGCAGCCGGGGTGTTTTACCAAACAGCAAGGGTGGTGGTCACCCGATTGGACCCCCAACTGGGCAGCAAAGCAGCAGAATGAAGAACGCAAGCAACAACACGTCGGTGACGAAAGGGGTAGTGGGCAGCACGAGGAAGAACTCCTCCACGATTTACAGAAAGGGAAGCGAAAGTGGCGCCGTCGCTAATAACAATGAGGATGCGCCGAAAAGGATGATCAGTACCAACTATAAGTACAAGCCTGCAGATGAGTCTGCCAagcatttgaaaaaagacAGCTCGGACGCCCTCAATCTCAAATGTGCGAAGGGGTCCATAGTAAAGAAGAGTCTAGCCCCGGAGAAGGAACGGAATGCGAGTAGCAACACGAGTAAATCAGCTCTTTCGAGGGTATAA
- a CDS encoding hypothetical protein, conserved (encoded by transcript PVX_084760A): protein MSELNDFDQFNFNGYDGSKGGPTEEKNVVAPGGGYQMSDELGLSNELNESLMEKSPNYNHMNMSLNSIYSDLNVAKRELDETGSSSNKYKMGEHKMGEPKNDSSNKATTSFKKESQMSFENAYEQFYEKESDISDTEESTTWESERLKRIEERKEYEKNKKIEIKKKAAEDLKKWYEEMAIVIEEKKKLSKKKKNEEKKKEENFENKTWLKVSQYLDLDKGEYFKENSRMKQVLLKLMKSEGS from the coding sequence ATGAGCGAGCTGAACGACTTCGACCAGTTCAACTTCAACGGGTACGATGGCAGCAAGGGGGGCCCCACGGAGGAAAAGAACGTAGTGGCGCCCGGCGGAGGGTACCAAATGAGTGACGAATTAGGATTATCCAACGAGCTGAATGAAAGCCTTATGGAGAAGAGCCCCAACTACAACCACATGAATATGTCGCTCAACAGCATCTATAGCGACCTGAATGTAGCGAAAAGGGAGTTGGACGAAACAGGCAGCAGCAGTAACAAGTACAAAATGGGAgagcacaaaatgggagagCCCAAAAATGACAGCTCCAATAAAGCTACAACATCCTTTAAGAAGGAAAGCCAAATGTCCTTCGAAAATGCATATGAACAATTTTACGAAAAGGAATCAGACATATCAGACACGGAAGAATCTACCACGTGGGAATCTGAAAGGCTAAAAAGGATAGAAGAAAGGAAGgagtacgaaaaaaataaaaaaattgaaataaagaagaaggcCGCGGAAGACCTAAAAAAATGGTATGAAGAAATGGCCATCGTaattgaagagaaaaagaaattgtcgaagaaaaaaaaaaatgaagaaaaaaaaaaggaagaaaatttcgaAAACAAAACTTGGCTGAAGGTGTCCCAGTACTTGGACCTAGACAAGGGGGAGTATTTTAAGGAGAACAGCCGCATGAAGCAGGTCCTCCTCAAGCTCATGAAAAGCGAGGGTTCCTGA
- a CDS encoding hypothetical protein, conserved (encoded by transcript PVX_084765A), whose product MSRWEFNLKKYDEKCEGMTEPFGYKFEKDVRGAYGGGDSYLKVEKNINNLNKINKSEVNKSTTSTAISEKVLDKKAWGICLNAFKGLVMNIFVMFMSGGASGIFGIIFIVYSVYNILKSLLNINDAFKSVENNSNQKFWAQKFCFALLNFLVFLYIMNVCSNSGLLPIRSADYFYFIPHQTIRQKAMSTVF is encoded by the coding sequence atgagtAGATGGGAATTCAACCTCAAAAAGTATGacgaaaaatgtgaaggcaTGACGGAGCCCTTTGGATATAAATTCGAGAAGGACGTGAGGGGAGCGTACGGAGGTGGAGACAGCTACTTGaaggttgaaaaaaatataaacaatttaaataaaattaacaaaagcGAAGTTAACAAGTCAACCACATCAACTGCGATCAGCGAAAAGGTGCTGGACAAAAAGGCTTGGGGAATTTGCCTTAATGCATTCAAAGGATTAGTGatgaatatatttgttatgtTCATGTCGGGAGGCGCGTCAGGGATTTTTGgcatcatttttattgtGTACTCagtttataacattttaaaatcgTTACTTAACATCAATGATGCGTTTAAAAGTGTGGAAAATAATTCCAACCAGAAATTTTGGGCACAGAAATTTTGCTTTgctcttttaaattttcttgtttttctttacattATGAATGTTTGCTCCAACAGTGGGCTACTGCCCATACGGTCTGctgattatttttacttcattCCTCACCAGACGATTCGGCAGAAGGCCATGTCGACTGTTTTTTAG